One window of Sardina pilchardus chromosome 2, fSarPil1.1, whole genome shotgun sequence genomic DNA carries:
- the LOC134102823 gene encoding PX domain-containing protein 1-like, translating into MPSKYSQSEAVLSFFEASHLDLMIGNNLDPTQLLLYSPITISEIRRSNGFCLANTETIICDTCPPPEISLPIGSMGHVYEKTSEAEGKRVLHTFSGDHDKGPNPDSEVIHIMKTEANPIMKPPRQGIASEVYMSKMTYLHMEAHETDILE; encoded by the exons ATGCCAAGCAAG TACTCCCAATCAGAGGCAGTCCTAAGCTTCTTTGAGGCATCCCATTTGGACTTGATGATCGGGAACAACCTGGACCCCACACAGCTGCTTCTCTACTCTCCTATCACCATTTCAG AAATCAGGAGGTCCAATGGGTTTTGTTTGGCTAATACAGAAACCATTATCTGTGATACCTGCCCACCACCTGAAATATCTCTTCCCATAGGCTCCATGGGCCATGT ATATGAAAAGACGTCCGAagctgagggaaagagagtgctTCACACATTCTCTGGTGATCACGACAAGGGACCAAATCCTGACAGCGAAGTAATTCATATCATGAAGACAGAAGCAAATCCGATTATGAAGCCACCACGCCAAGGCATTGCCTCTGAAGTGTACATGAGCAAAATGACATACCTCCACATGGAGGCCCATGAGACGGACATACTGGAGTAA
- the si:dkey-154p10.3 gene encoding zinc finger and SCAN domain-containing protein 2, translated as MTSPQMRMNGLKDIYQDIPPVTLRLAEDRVTSHLYCSSAEGMEARVSSLVEAFLVEVYRCRVCKFTSSIKASISTHVAETHDLSPLTCLEKDDGESSDVGLEVEESEVLNQNDTPYDLDGELHSKDGEDHMDHMGLERMSFLLPMYGMLQNMSPQSCEMGLSSNSESSLHVEETCEVSTLFAENGNGGDSEEESVFQLRDSNTDLPNALSCRLDSDVDDEEMAQSAHLMTLGLCRISSNRVHQQPSVPDSKPASGTQGPGDFIEDKQTSPSVPETLQQIEEDGSMSCILCHVVVSNRSLLDVHLKCHNGPQEFRCPRCGVEAQEWTDMERHWRGHSKRRGARPHRCTLCHKTFQCKDARRAHELKHKRRKQAQTQPRTLVLQCPSCDEWCQSTSEFELHKRCHCQGGFRCPQCDFVENSWKKVHRHIRTKHKHLEKRKKKCQELHNNLNENSQKPKTFEPDTWYQPVKKRTKQSITGKEREGQSNGHLQEQTLRLKKNTGGRKEFCCTLCDRKFSTKMTMRRHMGIHQGDKPFECPHCDYCTRLKASLEQHLRVHTGEKPFKCTQCSYASIDRSSLRRHLRTHTQEKPYCCQYCSYSSIQKKSLDLHLRRHHTGESFPCHLCKYTTPDRQLLVRHVRKHHSSENSPLLSQKAAIAVCPKPTD; from the exons ATGACGAGCCCTCAAATGAG AATGAATGGGCTCAAAGATATTTACCAAGACATACCGCCAGTGACCCTGCGTCTGGCAGAAGACAGGGTCACATCCCACCTTTACTGCAGCTCAGCAGAGGGGATGGAGGCCAGGGTATCAAGCCTGGTGGAGGCCTTCCTAGTAGAGGTGTATCGTTGCAGAGTATGCAAATTTACCAGCAGCATTAAAGCCAGTATCAGCACCCATGTGGCTGAAACGCATGATTTAAGCCCCCTGACGTGTTTGGAGAAAGACGATGGCGAAAGCTCAGATGTTGGGTTAGAGGTTGAAGAGAGTGAGGTTTTGAATCAAAACGATACCCCTTATGATCTGGATGGTGAGCTGCACTCCAAAGATGGCGAGGACCACATGGACCATATGGGACTAGAGCGCATGTCTTTCTTGCTGCCTATGTATGGGATGCTTCAGAACATGAGTCCTCAGTCCTGTGAAATGGGCCTCAGTTCTAACTCAGAGAGCAGTCTCCATGTGGAAGAGACTTGTGAG GTGAGTACCTTATTTGCAGAGAATGGAAATGGTGGGGACAGTGAAGAAGAATCTGTGTTCCAGCTCCGTGACTCCAATACGGACTTGCCAAATGCTCTGTCCTGTCGTTTGGACTCGGACGTTGATGACGAGGAGATGGCCCAGTCAGCACACTTGATGACCCTTGGCTTATGCCGCATCTCCAGCAACAGGGTCCACCAACAGCCCAGCGTTCCTGACAGCAAGCCTGCCTCTGGCACACAGGGCCCTGGGGACTTTATAGAGGACAAACAAACTAGCCCGTCCGTTCCAGAGACGCTTCAGCAAATTGAGGAGGACGGAAGCATGTCCTGCATTCTCTGTCATGTGGTGGTGTCGAACCGGAGTCTGCTGGACGTGCACCTCAAGTGCCACAATGGGCCGCAGGAGTTCCGGTGCCCTCGCTGCGGAGTGGAGGCGCAGGAGTGGACGGACATGGAGCGCCACTGGCGGGGGCACAGCAAGAGGAGGGGCGCCAGGCCGCACCGGTGCACGTTGTGCCACAAGACGTTTCAGTGCAAGGATGCGCGGCGTGCCCATGAGCTGAAGCACAAACGCCGGAAGCAAGCACAAACTCAGCCTCGGACATTGGTGTTACAGTGCCCGTCCTGTGACGAATGGTGCCAGTCTACGTCGGAGTTTGAGCTACACAAACGCTGTCATTGCCAGGGAGGGTTCAGATGTCCACAGTGTGATTTCGTCG AAAACTCTTGGAAAAAGGTTCACCGACATATACGGACAAAGCACAAACATttggaaaaaaggaagaaaaaatgCCAAGAACTCCACAACAACTTGAATga GAATTCACAAAAGCCAAAGACGTTTGAGCCAGACACATGGTATCAGCCAGTGAAGAagagaacaaaacaaagcatcactgggaaggagagggaaggcCAGAGTAACGGGCATCTGCAGGAGCAGACTCTACGCCTTAAGAAGAAcacaggagggaggaaggaattCTGCTGCACCCTTTGTGACAG GAAGTTCTCCACGAAGATGACCATGCGTCGCCACATGGGCATCCACCAGGGAGACAAGCCCTTTGAGTGCCCGCACTGTGATTACTGCACCCGACTTAAAGCCTCCCTTGAACAGCACCTCCGGGTTCATACAG GTGAGAAGCCCTTCAAATGCACCCAGTGTTCGTACGCGTCCATCGACCGAAGCTCCCTCCGCAGgcatttgcgcacacacactcaggagaaGCCCTACTGCTGCCAGTACTGCTCATACAGCAG CATCCAAAAGAAGAGCCTGGACCTGCACCTGCGGCGCCACCACACAGGGGAGTCCTTCCCTTGTCACCTGTGCAAATACACCACCCCGGACAGGCAGCTGCTGGTCCGCCACGTGCGCAAGCACCACAGCTCGGAGAACTCCCCTCTGCTGAGCCAGAAGGCCGCCATTGCTGTCTGCCCAAAGCCCACTGACTGA
- the tmem53 gene encoding transmembrane protein 53 has translation MGDDDIDYNIVFPETLISERHWRGTKEPIVILLGWAGCRDKHLVKYSSVYTQQGCITLRYTAPLKTIFISESFGYKELRHYAFKLLETLFDYEVENNPIVFHVFSNGGFMLYRYIVELLQRDKQFSTLCVLGAVVDSAPGSANVKGALRALRTTLGPNINVVLRYLLMALFAVTVVLIRIVLYPLTKYFHKNHYDALMDQPAPWPQLYLYSRADPVIRHTDVERMVSVLQGKDLSVQSFDFVTPGHVSLFRDFPEDYSRRCLDFLKSCMTNSEGTQLKKRLVVQH, from the exons ATGGGAGATGACGACATAGACTACAACATAGTTTTCCCAGAGACATTGATTTCAG AGAGGCACTGGCGTGGAACAAAGGAACCGATTGTAATATTACTGGGATGGGCTGGTTGCAGAGATAAACATCTAGTTAAATACAGTTCTGTCTAcacacaacag GGATGCATCACCCTCCGCTATACAGCCCCTTTGAAAACAATCTTCATCTCAGAGTCTTTTGGTTACAAGGAACTGAGGCACTATGCTTTTAAACTGCTAGAGACACTATTTGATTACGAAGTGGAGAACAACCCAATCGTCTTCCATGTGTTTAGTAATGGGGGGTTCATGCTGTACAGGTACATCGTGGAGCTTTTACAGAGGGACAAACAGTTCAGCACTCTGTGTGTACTTGGTGCAGTGGTGGACAGTGCCCCGGGGAGTGCCAATGTGAAGGGCGCCCTGCGTGCCCTCAGAACCACCCTTGGACCCAACATTAATGTGGTCCTGCGCTACCTCCTTATGGCTCTGTTTGCCGTGACGGTGGTCCTCATTCGAATTGTCCTGTATCCCCTGACCAAGTACTTCCACAAGAACCACTATGATGCCCTGATGGACCAACCAGCTCCATGGCCTCAGCTCTACCTGTACTCCCGAGCTGACCCGGTGATTCGGCATACGGACGTGGAACGGATGGTCAGTGTGCTCCAAGGGAAGGACCTGTCTGTCCAGAGCTTCGACTTTGTCACACCAGGCCACGTGAGTCTTTTCAGAGACTTCCCTGAGGATTACTCTAGACGATGCCTCGATTTTCTCAAGAGCTGCATGACCAACTCAGAAGGGACACAATTGAAAAAGCGCCTTGTTGTACAGCACTGA
- the prpf4ba gene encoding serine/threonine-protein kinase PRP4 homolog, translating into MKMADMETFVFDSSREHGGEEVESSERSGNEDNGDCTGEELTGDGKDELTKHDPKHKRKKHKHRSKHRKHKHPSPEDKDRRHKHRHKHKKRKRKDSAKGDDAGDNFQEGEEDLSPSSLKRPRLDDLAVLEDLEKQRAMIQAELDNELMEGRVHSGMGLILQGYNSGSEEDGGEFQERVRNGEQLRGQGGAYSGREAGRSRWDFTEEAAFGSRRRSRSRSKEREAKQHKDERRKSRSEAEPDPRHQEKAPRRRSPERSSRSADQSKERRTSSVEKAGQHSQSPEAPLVGSTVKRAPSPSTTAPPGEQKPTRSKSADRRSLSRERRSRSREWRAKLPEAEKEKDKDKRPGKSPTKETSSGKENRSPSRKRGPSPQQHSASPRRREHHSPQRVDRRSAPGSSTSRFRSPGRSGHSRSQERRRREGDRPRPSPVRTRPREEASARGREGTREMSPTSGGRRRPSWSPQRRRSRSPRRRISRSPLRRRSMDRDRLGRRLRRRSGSREGRPGRRSRDREDKFKGSLSEGMKAEQDESDDEVLVDFEVDEEDEEALIEQRRLQRLAIVQKYKGGNEDSNNSAPSEPNSPQSTPRSRSPSPDDILERVAADVKEYERENLDTFEANVKAKQNLLAQEKDGSGARKPSAPDMFTESDDMFAAYFDSARLRAAGIGKDFKENPNLKDNWTDAEGYYRVNIGEMLDKRYSVYGYTGQGVFSNVIRARDTARANQEVAVKIIRNNELMQKTGLKELEFLKKLNDADPDDKFHCLRLFRHFYHKQHLCLVFEPLSMNLREVLKKYGKDVGLHIKAVRSYSQQLFLALKLLKRCNILHADIKPDNILVNESKTILKLCDFGSASHVADNDITPYLVSRFYRAPEIIIGKPYDYGLDMWSVGCTLYELYTGKILFAGKTNNHMIKLAMDLKGKMPNKMIRKGLFKDQHFDQNLNFLYIEVDKVTEREKVTVMSTINPTKDLLVDMIGRQRLPEDQRKKVMQLRDLLDQILMLDPAKRISINQALQHPFIQEKI; encoded by the exons ATGAAAATGGCTGACATGGAGACGTTTGTGTTTGACAGTAGCAGAGAACATGG gggagaggaagtggagagTTCAGAGAGGAGTGGGAATGAGGATAATGGTGATTGCACAGGAGAGGAGTTGACAGGAGATGGAAAAGACGAGCTCACGAAGCATGATCCTAAAcacaagagaaagaaacacaaacaccgcAGCAAACACCGGAAACACAAGCACCCGTCACCAGAAGACAAGGACCGcagacacaagcacaggcacaaacacaagaAGCGCAAACGCAAAGATTCAGCTAAAGGGGATGATGCTGGGGATAATttccaggagggagaggaggatctctccccctcctcactGAAGAGACCCAGGCTGGATGACCTGGCTGTTTTGGAGGACCTGGAGAAGCAAAGGGCCATGATTCAGGCTGAGCTGGACAACGAGCTGATGGAGGGCCGGGTGCACTCCGGCATGGGCCTCATCCTGCAGGGCTACAACTCGGGCTCAGAGGAAGACGGCGGTGAGTTCCAGGAGAGGGTACGCAACGGGGAACAGTTGCGGGGACAAGGCGGCGCGTACTCGGGCAGGGAGGCGGGGAGAAGCCGATGGGACTTCACAGAAGAGGCCGCTTTTGGCTCCAGACGTCGCAGCCGAAGCAGGTCCAAGGAGCGCGAGGCGAAGCAGCACAAGGACGAGCGGAGAAAGAGCCGGAGCGAAGCCGAGCCGGACCCAAGGCATCAGGAGAAAGCTCCCCGCAGGCGGTCTCCAGAAAGGAGCTCCAGAAGTGCAGACCAGTCCAAAGAGAGAAGAACGTCGTCGGTGGAGAAAGCGGGCCAGCACTCCCAGTCACCCGAGGCCCCGCTGGTGGGCAGCACGGTGAAAAGAGCGCCCTCGCCCTCCACGACGGCGCCACCGGGAGAACAGAAACCCACGCGGTCCAAATCAGCCGACAGGAGGAGCCTGTCCAGGGAGAGGCGCTCTCGCTCCAGAGAGTGGAGGGCCAAGTTGCCAGAGGCCGAGAAGgagaaggacaaagacaagaGGCCAGGCAAGTCCCCCACCAAAGAGACCTCGTCGGGGAAAGAGAACCGATCGCCCAGCCGCAAGCGGGGGCCCAGCCCCCAGCAGCACAGTGCCTCCCCCAGGCGAAGGGAGCACCACTCCCCTCAGCGTGTCGACCGGAGGTCCGCCCCAGGCTCCTCCACATCCCGCTTCAGATCTCCAGGCAGAAGTGGGCACTCACGGtctcaggagaggaggagaagggagggggatCGTCCGAGGCCTTCACCCGTCAG AACACGTCCACGGGAAGAAGCGTCAGCTAGAGGCCGAGAGGGGACAAGGGAGATGAGCCCCACATCAGGAGGGAGACGAAGGCCCAGTTGGTCGCCCCAGAGGCGCAGATCGCGCTCTCCCAGGAGACGAATCAGCAGGTCTCCTTTGAGACGCAG GTCTATGGACAGGGACAGACTGGGTCGGAGACTGCGTCGGCGCTCTGGTTCACGAGAGGGTCGCCCTGGGAGACGAAGCCGGGACCGAGAGGACAAGTTCAAGGGCAGCTTGTCCGAAGGCATGAAGGCAGAGCAGGACGAGTCTGACGACGAAGT GCTGGTGGATTTTGAGGTGGacgaagaggatgaggaggctCTCATTGAGCAGAGAAGACTTCAGCGTTTAGCCATTGTGCAG AAGTACAAGGGGGGGAATGAGGACAGCAACAATTCGGCCCCCTCGGAGCCCAACAGTCCCCAGAGCACCCCCCGCAGTCGCTCGCCGTCCCCCGATGACATCCTGGAGCGCGTGGCCGCCGACGTCAAGGAGTACGAGCGCGAGAACCTGGATACCTTCGAGGCCAACGTCAAGGCTAAGCAGAATTTGCTAGCCCAAGAGAAAGATG GATCCGGTGCGAGAAAGCCATCAGCGCCGGATATGTTTACGGAGTCCGATGACATGTTTGCAGCCTACTTTGAT AGTGCAAGGCTACGAGCCGCTGGCATTGGGAAAGACTTCAAGGAGAACCCCAACCTCAAGGACAACTGGACGGACGCAGAGGGCTACTACC GAGTAAATATTGGGGAGATGTTGGACAAGAGGTACAGCGTGTATGGATACACTGGACAAGGTGTGTTCAGCAACGTGATCCGAGCCAGAGACACGGCCAGGGCCAACCAGGAGGTGGCCGTGAAGATCATCCGTAACAACGAGCTCAT GCAGAAAACGGGTCTTAAAGAGCTGGAGTTCCTAAAGAAGCTGAATGATGCTGACCCTGACGACAAGTTCCACTGTCTCCGGCTCTTCAGGCACTTCTACCACAAGCAGCACCTGTGTCTGGTGTTCGAGCCGCTTAG TATGAACCTCCGTGAGGTGCTGAAGAAGTATGGCAAAGATGTGGGGCTGCACATCAAAGCTGTGCGGTCCTACAGCCAGCAACTCTTCCTGGCCCTCAAACTGCTCAAGCGCTGCAACATCCTCCATGCTGACATCAAGCCAGATAACATTCTG GTGAACGAGTCCAAGACCATCCTCAAGCTGTGCGACTTCGGGTCAGCCTCACATGTGGCCGACAACGACATCACTCCATACCTGGTCAGCCGTTTCTACCGGGCACCAGAAATCA TCATTGGGAAGCCGTATGATTATGGACTGGACATGTGGTCCGTGGGATGCACTCTCTATGAGTTGTACACAGGGAAGATCCTCTTTGCTGGGAAAACCAACAACCACATGATTAAGCTTGCAATGGACCTAAAGGGCAAGATGCCTAACAAG ATGATTAGAAAAGGCCTGTTCAAGGACCAGCACTTTGATCAAAATTTAAACTTCTTGTACATAGAAGTAGATAAGGTTACTGAGAGA GAGAAGGTCACCGTCATGAGTACCATTAACCCCACCAAGGACCTGCTGGTCGATATGATTGGCCGCCAGAGACTTCCGGAGGACCAACGTAAAAAGGTCATGCAGCTCAGAGACTTACTGGACCAGATTCTCATGCTGGACCCGGCCAAGAGGATCAGCATCAACCAGGCCCTGCAGCACCCCTTCATCCAGGAGAAGATCTGA
- the opn4.1 gene encoding melanopsin-like, whose protein sequence is MNYQPSRRDPLCDQGDQNCTEAFSESLAARTYMPQGPVLSDTVPGRAFPTVDVPDHAHYIIGTVILLVGITGVLGNALVIFVFCRSRSLRTPGNMFVVNLAVADLLMSMTQSPVFFAASMHRRWVFGERACELYAFCGALFGICSMMTLTAIAADRCLAITQPLVFLGQVSRKRVGMVLVFVWLYSLGWSLPPFFGWSAYVPEGLQTSCSWDYMTFTSSVRAYTILLFTFVFFIPLGVIGGCYLSIFRAIRVAGKEMKAINCGQSHKVFERMKCEWKMAKVALLVILLFVVSWSPYSAVALTATAGYSHLLTPYMNSVPAVIAKASAIHNPIIYAITHPKYRLAIARHIPLLRVILCIGEKDIRSSFSSSSGISSRRPTLSSQASGRWGKTRLSSASDTDSCWTESEADASSVSSVTDARRVSTEISPDTAVLPQQLVADTALGQKAMAAERVNNLSVNAAGAGMPDSVESSAASDGKAFLLSGD, encoded by the exons ATGAACTATCAACCTTCAAGGAGAGACCCTCTTTGTGACCAAGGGGATCAGAACTGCACTGAGGCCTTCAGCGAGTCTCTGGCTGCTCGGACCTACATGCCTCAGGGGCCCGTGCTGAGCGACACTGTGCCGGGGCGAGCGTTCCCCACCGTGGACGTGCCGGACCACGCGCACTACATCATCGGCACGGTCATCCTGCTGGTGGGCATCACCGGGGTGCTGGGCAACGCGCTCGTCATCTTCGTGTTCTGCCGGAGCCGGAGCCTGCGCACGCCGGGCAACATGTTCGTGGTGAACCTGGCGGTGGCCGACCTGCTCATGTCCATGACGCAGTCGCCCGTCTTCTTCGCCGCCAGCATGCACCGGCGCTGGGTGTTCGGCGAGCGCGCCTGCGAGCTGTACGCCTTCTGCGGCGCGCTCTTCGGCATCTGCTCCATGATGACGCTGACCGCCATCGCCGCCGACCGGTGCCTGGCCATCACGCAGCCGCTGGTGTTTCTGGGTCAGGTCAGCCGCAAGCGCGTGGGCATGGTGCTGGTGTTCGTGTGGCTGTATTCCCTCGGCTGGAGTTTGCCCCCCTTTTTCGGCTGGAGCGCGTACGTCCCCGAGGGCCTTCAGACGTCCTGCTCCTGGGACTACATGACCTTTACCAGCTCCGTGAGAGCCTACACCATCCTCCTCTTCACGTTCGTCTTCTTCATCCCGCTGGGCGTCATAGGTGGCTGCTACTTGTCTATTTTCCGGGCGATCCGAGTGGCAGGGAAGGAAATGAAGGCGATCAACTGTGGCCAATCGCATAAAGTCTTTGAGCGCATGAAGTGTGAATGGAAGATGGCCAAGGTGGCCCTGCTGGTCATCTTGCTCTTTGTCGTCTCCTGGTCGCCGTACTCGGCGGTCGCCCTGACGGCCACCGCTGGCTACTCGCACCTGCTCACCCCCTACATGAACTCGGTGCCCGCGGTGATCGCCAAGGCCTCGGCCATCCACAACCCCATCATCTACGCCATCACGCACCCCAAGTACCGCCTGGCCATCGCCCGGCACATCCCGCTGCTGCGGGTGATCCTGTGCATAGGGGAGAAGGACATCCGCTCGTCCTTCAGCTCCAGCAGTGGCATCTCCTCGCGCCGGCCCACCCTCAGCAGCCA GGCCAGCGGCCGCTGGGGGAAGACCCGCCTCTCCTCGGCCTCCGACACCGACTCCTGCTGGACGGAGAGCGAGGCCGACGCTTCCAGCGTCAGCTCCGTCACCGATGCCCGGCGCGTCTCTACGGAGATATCCCCGGATACGGCGGTCCTGCCTCAGCAGCTGGTTGCAGACACAGCCCTGGGGCAGAAAGCCATGGCAGCTGAGAGAGTAAACAACCTGTCTGTGAATGCGGCCGGAGCTGGCATGCCAGATAGTGTAGAGAGCTCTGCTGCATCTGATGGCAAAGCATTCCTGCTTTCTGGTGACTAA